Genomic segment of Paenibacillus sp. FSL R5-0912:
GGTTGGCTGAGCTGGGCATGCAGGACTATGCAGGTTCCACGGTGGTCCATCTTACAGGTGCAACTGCAGCTGTTGTGGCAACAATCCTCCTTAAACCCCGTCTGGGCAAGTTCAATAAAGAAGGTAAACCGGTTATCATTCCTGGTCACAACCAGGTATTCACAGTACTCGGCGTTATCATTCTCTGGTTCGGCTGGTTTGGCTTCAACCCGGGTAGTGCATTGTCCCCTATGGGCGGATTCTTCGGCCACGTGGCACTGACAACGAACCTGGCTGCTGCGGCAGGCGGTCTGGCGGCACTGATTGCTTCCTGGCTGTACTTCGGCAAGTCGGATATTCCGGCAATGCTGAACGGTGTTCTTGCTGCACTTGTTGCTATCACTGGTGCCTGCGCATTTGTAGAGCCTTGGGCGGCTATTCTTATCGGATTTGTGGCTGGAGCATTCACCTTCATGACTTCACAGTGGCTGGAACGTGCAGGTCTTGACGATCCGATCTACGCCTTCTCTGTTCACGGTATTGCAGGGGTTTGGGGAGCCATTTCTACAGGCTTGTTCGCAACACCTGAGCTTGTTGAAACTGTTGGTGTCGGTAAAGCCGGTTTGTTCTACGGCGGAGGTGCACATCAGCTGGGAGTACAGGCGCTTGGTGTGATCGGTACCTTTGCTTTCGTAGCGGTGATGTCCTTCATTATCCTCTACGTAATGAAAATGGTTATCGGACTTCGTGTAACGGAAGAAGAAGAATTGATGGGTCTGGATATCAGTGAGCATGGTACTTACGGTTATCCTGAACAAATGAAACTGATCACAGAATCGGAATCCAAACCCTTGAAATAATTATATCTTCTACTCAATAGGGAGGCGGACCGAGTGGCTTCGATGGAGACAGCAGACTGGAACGAAGATGAAAGATACATGTCCATCGTAACGGCCGGTTCGCCGCAGGAGCTTAAGGCCAGGCGTACCGCTTGTCAAAAAGTACTTCTGGAGCAATTAAACGTTATTCCGGCCCAGGAATGGATGTGCCGGGTGAATGCAATGCATGATCAGATTGCAAAAACAGCGGTACACATATGTGAGGCGCAGATGAAGGAGGCGGGCTATGGCCTGCCTCCCTGCGCCTATTCCTTTATTGTATTCGGCAGTGCAGGCAGACAGGAAGCTACGCTGTGGAGTGATCAGGATAATGGTTTGATTGTAGAAGGTGAGCTGGATGGGCTCAAGAAAAGCTATTTCGAAGCCTTCGGCGCCATGTTGTCCGATGTGCTTGAAACTGCAGGTTACGAGAAATGCGGCGGCAAGGTGATGTGCTCCGAGCCTTTGTGGCGTAAAACGCTGTCTGAATGGGAGCATCAGCTGGAGGGCTGGATGGAGCAGCTGGAATGGGAGCCTGTCCGTTACCTGATCATAGCTTCTGATATGCGCCATGTGGCCGGCAGCGTAGAATTGTCCGCGAAGTGGAAGGAAGCTTTTCATGCCGGTTTTGCGGACAATCACAAGCTGACGATGGCTGTGCTGCGAAATACCGTTCGCCATAAGGCAACACTTAATCTGCTGGGACAGGTACTCACGGAGCGGTTTGGCGATCATGCAGGCGGTTTTGATGTCAAATACGGACTTTATATCCCGCTTGTCAATATTGTCAGACATTTGTCGCTGCTGCACGGGATAGAGGATTCTTCGACGCTGAAGAGGCTTGAGCATTTGGCTGAACTGGACAAATACCAGCATCTTGAAGAGATCCGGAGGGCATTTCTGACGGCCTTGAAGATGCGTGTGAATACGCCTTATACGGTGGAGGATGGCTTGCTTGCAAGCAGTGATTACTATGCCGAGAGTGATTTGAAGAATAAGCAGCTCAGAAGTGAGCTGCGGGAAAGTCTGCTGCTGGTCAGGCGTCTGCACAAGGCCCTGCAGCGACAGCTCCGGTCCGCGGAAAGGAGACAGCCATGAAGGAGCCGAACAAAGGCGGAGGGTTCTGGAACAACCTGAGACAAGGCGGAATGCCATCCGCCATCGCTTCCATGAGAGGCGGAGAATCGGCCCAGCAAACCGCACAGCAGATGGCTTTTATCCGTTCTCTTATGCGCGAAAAACGGCGTCCGGAAGTGCTGCACACTCCGCTCTCTGAGCTGGAGACCGTTATATTTGATCTTGAGACTACCGGCTTCTCCCATCAGGGAGGGGATGAGATTATGTCCTTCGGGGCGATCCGTGTGGTAGGGGAAGAGATTAAGGAAGACGAATGTTTCTATACGCTGGTGAATTGCGGGACGGCTATTCCTGATAATATTACCAGGCTGACCGGGATTTCAGAAGAAATGACATCCAGTGCCCCGTCTTTGATGGATGGACTGCACAATTTCATGTCCTTTGTCGGCCAGAGAGTGCTGGTAGCGCATGGAAGTGCACATGATAAATCTTTTCTGAACGCCGCCTTATGGAAAACCTCCAAGGTGCAGCTGACCCACCGGGTACTGGATACGATGATGCTGGCCCGCTGGCTGGAGCCGCACCGCAGTAATTACACGCTGGATGAGCTGCTGGCCATTCACGAGATCCCGATTGAAGGCCGTCATCATGCGCTTGAAGATGCCAAAATGACGGCGAAATTATGGGTAGCGTATCTCCGGCAGATTTCCCAAAAGAACCAGGTGGAGACACTGGGCGATCTGTACGCTTATCTAAGCAGGACTTAAGGGCACATGCTGTAGGGCAGGTGTCTGTGCAGAGCCGCTATTGTCCGTACGCTGTATTAGGAACCCGTTCAACAGCGGAGTACCGGTATGGCGGGTTCCCGGAGAGCCGATCAGGTATATCTTGAATTCAGGCCCCAGCGAAGACAAACCATTTAGATCGGCAAGAGAAGGCCAGGGCGCAGCATGCGGATGGGAGTGGAAAAATCCGACAGGTGCGGGTTCACGGTATACGGCTCTGATCCACTCTCCGGGATCAGGTACAAAAGAATGCAGCGGGTCAGGCGCTACGTTGCGTATCGGCACATAGCTGTCGATACACATGCCACCCGCTGCGGCAGCTCCCAGCAGGATTCCGCAGGCTTCCTGCGGATAACAGGACAGCAGATGCTTCCCCAGCATATGCTGTACGGAAGAGCTCAGTCGGATGGACTGGGGGATTCCCTGGCTAGCTGTCATATCTTCACCCCTCTCTCTTCATGGGATTTCGTCTTTGACGGAATCCTCTTTTTTATTGTAAATAACGTTTGAAACTGCAGCAGGTGGGGGTACAATAGAGGAAAAACCTCTAAGCAAAGGAACTGACTCCTATGAAAGCAGTCCATAAACGGAATTTGACTGTTCTGGCCCTGATTGTTTTTCTGGCCGTTCTTGCCATAGAGCATAGAAGCAAGGCTGAACCGAAAGCGGTCGCGGTCCTTCAGCAGCAGGCGGAGCCGGAGACTGGTGCTTCCGCAGGCTTGAGAGCCCCTTCATTCATGCTGCAGGAAGGCGACAAACGGTATGAAGTCGGGGGAGCCAGGGAGAAAGCGGTAATGCTGAATTTCTGGGCCTCCTGGTGTGATCCTTGCCAGCAGGAAGCTCC
This window contains:
- a CDS encoding DUF294 nucleotidyltransferase-like domain-containing protein, which gives rise to METADWNEDERYMSIVTAGSPQELKARRTACQKVLLEQLNVIPAQEWMCRVNAMHDQIAKTAVHICEAQMKEAGYGLPPCAYSFIVFGSAGRQEATLWSDQDNGLIVEGELDGLKKSYFEAFGAMLSDVLETAGYEKCGGKVMCSEPLWRKTLSEWEHQLEGWMEQLEWEPVRYLIIASDMRHVAGSVELSAKWKEAFHAGFADNHKLTMAVLRNTVRHKATLNLLGQVLTERFGDHAGGFDVKYGLYIPLVNIVRHLSLLHGIEDSSTLKRLEHLAELDKYQHLEEIRRAFLTALKMRVNTPYTVEDGLLASSDYYAESDLKNKQLRSELRESLLLVRRLHKALQRQLRSAERRQP
- a CDS encoding exonuclease domain-containing protein, with product MKEPNKGGGFWNNLRQGGMPSAIASMRGGESAQQTAQQMAFIRSLMREKRRPEVLHTPLSELETVIFDLETTGFSHQGGDEIMSFGAIRVVGEEIKEDECFYTLVNCGTAIPDNITRLTGISEEMTSSAPSLMDGLHNFMSFVGQRVLVAHGSAHDKSFLNAALWKTSKVQLTHRVLDTMMLARWLEPHRSNYTLDELLAIHEIPIEGRHHALEDAKMTAKLWVAYLRQISQKNQVETLGDLYAYLSRT
- a CDS encoding Mov34/MPN/PAD-1 family protein — translated: MTASQGIPQSIRLSSSVQHMLGKHLLSCYPQEACGILLGAAAAGGMCIDSYVPIRNVAPDPLHSFVPDPGEWIRAVYREPAPVGFFHSHPHAAPWPSLADLNGLSSLGPEFKIYLIGSPGTRHTGTPLLNGFLIQRTDNSGSAQTPALQHVPLSPA
- a CDS encoding ammonium transporter; amino-acid sequence: MKKKMLMMFLAMVTLMIYPVSAFAAEGPATPDLQIGLDTAFTFLAFILVFFMQAGFAMLEAGSVRMKNAGHVAGKTVLTLAIASLCFWALGFGLGFGNGNSFFGTTGFFYGGDTTGSSFESLAFSDVTLNVKFLFQMAFAAVSLAIVSGGMAERAKLSVYIIFGILFSVVIYPVVAHWVWGGGWLAELGMQDYAGSTVVHLTGATAAVVATILLKPRLGKFNKEGKPVIIPGHNQVFTVLGVIILWFGWFGFNPGSALSPMGGFFGHVALTTNLAAAAGGLAALIASWLYFGKSDIPAMLNGVLAALVAITGACAFVEPWAAILIGFVAGAFTFMTSQWLERAGLDDPIYAFSVHGIAGVWGAISTGLFATPELVETVGVGKAGLFYGGGAHQLGVQALGVIGTFAFVAVMSFIILYVMKMVIGLRVTEEEELMGLDISEHGTYGYPEQMKLITESESKPLK